A genomic segment from Paraburkholderia hayleyella encodes:
- the xerC gene encoding site-specific tyrosine recombinase XerC produces the protein MHKKTTPRAPLPVIGPVDDPQSLYHQMRPFLEWMRVRNYSEGTVEHREIHLRGFIAWCDERGVTRPQEVTRPILERYQRYLFLYRKKDGQALSGRSQHMRLVPVKLWFRWLVRQNRILSNPAADIDMPRMEKRLPKHILSEEEAERILNVPDVTSSIGIRDRAILETFYSTGVRRAELVGLHVHDVDMDRGTVMVRQGKGARDRLIPIGDRALAWIRKYLDEVRPQLSLADDEGVLFLALTGDSIGLRSMGQLVSDYIKCSGVNKSGSCHLFRHTMATLMLENGADVRFVQVMLGHAQLTSTQVYTQVAIRALKEIHTATHPARLERVEQRAEIEELKPGRLLQRVYGKTEAQ, from the coding sequence ATGCACAAGAAGACAACCCCGCGCGCCCCGCTGCCCGTGATTGGCCCGGTAGATGATCCCCAAAGCCTGTACCACCAGATGCGCCCGTTCCTCGAATGGATGCGCGTGCGCAACTACAGCGAAGGCACGGTGGAACACCGCGAGATACACCTGCGCGGGTTCATTGCGTGGTGCGACGAGCGCGGCGTCACACGCCCGCAGGAAGTGACCCGCCCGATCCTGGAGCGCTACCAGCGCTACCTGTTCCTGTACCGCAAGAAGGATGGCCAGGCACTCTCGGGGCGCAGCCAGCACATGCGGCTGGTGCCGGTGAAGCTGTGGTTCCGGTGGCTGGTGCGGCAGAACCGGATTCTCTCGAACCCGGCAGCGGACATCGACATGCCGAGGATGGAGAAGCGGCTGCCGAAGCACATCCTGAGTGAGGAGGAAGCCGAGCGGATCCTGAATGTGCCGGATGTGACGAGCAGCATCGGTATCCGGGACCGGGCCATTCTCGAGACGTTCTACAGCACGGGGGTCCGGCGTGCCGAGCTGGTGGGCCTGCATGTGCATGACGTGGACATGGATCGTGGCACGGTGATGGTGCGCCAGGGCAAGGGCGCGCGGGACCGGCTGATTCCGATAGGAGACAGGGCGCTGGCGTGGATCAGGAAGTACCTCGATGAGGTCAGGCCGCAACTGTCGCTGGCTGACGATGAGGGGGTGCTGTTCCTGGCGCTGACGGGCGATTCGATCGGCCTGCGCAGCATGGGGCAACTGGTGTCGGACTACATCAAGTGTTCAGGGGTGAACAAGAGTGGCTCGTGTCACCTGTTCCGGCACACGATGGCCACGCTGATGCTGGAGAACGGGGCCGATGTGAGGTTCGTGCAGGTGATGCTGGGGCATGCGCAGTTGACGAGCACGCAGGTGTATACGCAGGTGGCGATCCGGGCGCTCAAGGAGATTCATACGGCTACGCACCCGGCACGGCTGGAGCGGGTGGAGCAGCGTGCAGAAATAGAAGAGCTGAAGCCGGGGCGGCTCCTGCAGCGCGTGTATGGCAAGACAGAAGCCCAATAG
- a CDS encoding CHC2 zinc finger domain-containing protein — MPRIPEAELERLKREVSLLRLVESQGHTLKKRGRDWVMRCVFHEEDTPSLSVSEAKNVYHCFGCGASGTVLDWVMRTQGVSLPHAVQLLRNDAPLAAADKVGVKLSFTRPLASLAADADEQVLLGQVADTYHESLKQSPEAQAYLAQRGLVHGEVVGTFRLGYANKSLTYRLPPGYSKEGREVRAKLQRVGVYRESGHEHLNGCLVVPVMDLETGAVRQMYGRRIAPGHKIPAGQPKHLYLSLPLGGVWNEAALVASREVIVCEALIDALTFWCAGYRNVIAAYGVNGFTQDHWNALKRHGTGQVWIAYDRDDAGNAAAEKLATELHEAGIGTWRVLFPKGMDANDYARKVAPATSGSPCGTEKSLGVLLQQAEWTGKGKRSGVTAQVEPVPVDDVKDVKPPSSLAAVATAEAAVTPVTAMAAKEEVQPAPADDLDVKQTEGGELLFTLGERVWRIRGWQKNLGPEQMRVNAQVRRGDAYHVDTLDMYSAKARAVYLKTAAIELGTQEDTLKRDLGRILLKLETLQDEAIRATLAPKESGVQMDALEHAAALDWLRAPELIARLEADMARCGVVGEGANLLAGYLAAVSRKLDAPLAVLIQSSSAAGKSSLMDAVLDLMPQEERIQYSAMTGQSLFYLGETDLQHRILAIAEEEGVRQAAYALKLLQSDGELTIASTGKDEATGNLVTRQYTVKGPVMLMLTTTAIDVDEELLNRCLVLTINESREQTREIHARQRVKQTLEGLLAETDRQHIVGLHRNAQRLLKNVHVVNPFAEQLTFMDDRTRMRRDHMKYLTLIRSIALLHQYQRPHQTVTHRGEALTYIEVTKDDIALANRIAHEVLGRTLDELPPQTRRLLKMVYTMVGELGERDHVKRREVRFTRRDIREYTRWSDNQLKVHCMRLVELEYLLVRGGSRGHLLQYELMYDGANDDEPRLAGLIEVEELDLLDNDGRKLEQKASKLPPGCPHDGPRLDLENSPQNHMDKGVEGSQVGVGENALFREKTSSPARVVDTRIVESPMNGEA; from the coding sequence ATGCCGCGAATCCCGGAAGCGGAGCTGGAGCGCCTAAAGCGCGAGGTCTCGCTGCTGCGCCTTGTTGAGTCGCAGGGTCACACGCTGAAGAAGCGCGGCCGCGACTGGGTCATGCGCTGCGTGTTCCATGAAGAGGACACGCCGAGCCTGTCGGTGTCGGAGGCGAAGAACGTGTACCACTGCTTCGGCTGTGGCGCGTCGGGCACGGTGCTGGACTGGGTCATGCGTACGCAGGGGGTATCGCTGCCGCATGCGGTGCAGTTACTGCGTAACGATGCGCCGCTGGCTGCGGCCGACAAGGTTGGGGTCAAGCTGAGTTTTACGCGCCCCCTGGCTTCCCTGGCGGCGGATGCCGATGAACAGGTTCTGCTGGGCCAGGTGGCGGATACGTATCACGAGAGTCTGAAGCAGAGTCCGGAGGCGCAGGCGTATCTGGCGCAGCGCGGCCTGGTGCATGGCGAGGTAGTCGGCACGTTCCGCCTGGGGTATGCCAACAAGAGCCTGACATACCGCCTGCCACCGGGGTATTCGAAGGAAGGCCGTGAGGTACGCGCGAAGCTGCAGCGCGTCGGGGTGTACCGCGAGTCAGGCCATGAACACCTGAACGGGTGTCTGGTGGTGCCGGTGATGGATCTTGAGACCGGTGCCGTCAGGCAGATGTACGGCAGGCGGATCGCGCCGGGACACAAGATCCCGGCGGGCCAGCCGAAGCATCTGTACCTGTCGCTGCCGCTGGGTGGGGTGTGGAATGAGGCGGCGCTGGTGGCCAGCCGCGAGGTAATCGTATGCGAGGCGCTCATCGATGCGCTGACGTTCTGGTGTGCGGGGTATCGCAATGTGATTGCCGCATATGGAGTGAATGGATTTACGCAGGACCACTGGAACGCACTGAAACGGCACGGTACTGGGCAGGTGTGGATCGCATACGACCGGGACGATGCGGGCAACGCTGCGGCGGAGAAGCTTGCGACTGAACTGCATGAGGCTGGGATCGGAACGTGGCGCGTGCTGTTCCCGAAGGGGATGGACGCGAACGACTACGCAAGGAAAGTAGCTCCTGCGACCAGCGGAAGTCCCTGTGGGACGGAGAAGAGCCTTGGGGTGCTGTTGCAGCAGGCGGAATGGACTGGCAAGGGCAAACGCTCCGGTGTAACGGCGCAGGTTGAACCGGTGCCGGTTGATGACGTGAAGGACGTTAAACCGCCCTCTTCCCTGGCCGCTGTTGCTACGGCTGAGGCTGCGGTGACGCCAGTCACGGCGATGGCGGCTAAAGAGGAGGTGCAGCCCGCGCCAGCGGACGATCTCGACGTAAAGCAGACGGAAGGCGGCGAACTGCTGTTCACATTGGGGGAACGGGTGTGGCGCATCCGCGGCTGGCAGAAGAACCTCGGGCCGGAACAGATGCGGGTGAATGCGCAGGTACGGCGCGGCGATGCGTACCACGTCGATACGCTCGACATGTACAGCGCGAAGGCCCGCGCGGTGTATCTGAAAACAGCGGCCATCGAACTCGGTACACAGGAAGACACCCTGAAGCGCGACCTTGGGCGAATCCTGCTGAAGCTGGAGACGCTACAGGACGAGGCGATCCGGGCGACGCTTGCGCCAAAGGAAAGCGGCGTGCAGATGGACGCGCTGGAACACGCAGCGGCACTGGACTGGCTCAGGGCGCCGGAGCTGATCGCACGACTCGAAGCCGACATGGCGCGCTGCGGCGTGGTGGGCGAAGGCGCGAACCTGCTGGCGGGGTATCTGGCAGCGGTCTCCAGAAAACTCGATGCGCCCCTGGCGGTACTGATCCAGAGTTCGAGCGCGGCGGGCAAGTCCTCCCTGATGGATGCGGTGCTGGACCTGATGCCGCAGGAGGAACGCATCCAGTACAGCGCGATGACGGGACAGAGCCTGTTCTACCTGGGCGAGACGGATTTGCAGCACCGGATTCTGGCGATTGCCGAGGAGGAAGGCGTGAGGCAGGCCGCGTATGCACTGAAGCTGCTGCAGTCGGATGGCGAGCTGACGATAGCGAGCACGGGCAAGGACGAGGCGACGGGCAACCTGGTAACCAGGCAGTACACGGTGAAGGGTCCGGTGATGCTGATGCTCACGACGACGGCGATTGATGTGGATGAGGAGCTGCTGAACCGGTGCCTGGTGCTGACGATCAACGAGAGCCGCGAGCAGACGCGCGAGATTCACGCACGGCAGCGGGTGAAGCAGACGCTGGAGGGCTTGCTCGCGGAGACGGACCGGCAGCACATTGTTGGGCTGCACCGCAATGCGCAAAGGCTGCTGAAGAATGTGCACGTGGTGAATCCGTTTGCGGAGCAGCTGACGTTCATGGATGACAGGACGCGGATGCGGCGTGATCACATGAAATACCTGACGCTGATCCGCTCGATTGCCCTGCTGCACCAGTACCAGCGGCCGCATCAGACGGTGACGCACCGGGGCGAGGCGTTGACGTACATCGAGGTGACGAAGGACGATATCGCGCTGGCCAACCGGATTGCCCATGAGGTGCTGGGCAGGACGCTCGATGAGCTGCCGCCGCAGACACGGCGGCTGCTGAAGATGGTGTACACGATGGTGGGCGAGCTTGGCGAGCGTGATCATGTGAAGCGGCGTGAGGTGCGCTTTACGCGGCGCGACATCAGGGAGTACACGCGCTGGAGTGACAACCAGTTAAAGGTGCACTGCATGCGGCTGGTGGAGCTGGAATACCTGCTGGTGCGCGGCGGCAGCCGTGGTCACCTGCTGCAATACGAACTGATGTACGACGGCGCGAACGATGACGAGCCGAGGCTGGCGGGGCTGATTGAGGTCGAAGAGCTTGATTTACTCGACAACGACGGACGCAAGCTGGAACAGAAGGCAAGCAAGTTGCCCCCAGGTTGCCCCCATGATGGGCCCAGGTTGGACCTGGAGAACTCGCCTCAAAACCATATGGATAAAGGCGTAGAGGGTTCGCAAGTTGGAGTCGGTGAAAACGCACTGTTCCGGGAAAAAACTTCTTCTCCAGCCCGCGTTGTTGATACCCGCATTGTTGAGTCCCCGATGAACGGAGAGGCATAG
- a CDS encoding helix-turn-helix domain-containing protein, whose amino-acid sequence MARFPLLTHAMNARDEEFFRALGSRIAQARKEHGLTQQQLAEQLGIPQQTLAHYEVARARLPASMLPALAQLLTLSMDELMGTQVARRAGRRGPTSRLRQQIEAIEHLPKARQQFVSQMLDTVLAQTRQ is encoded by the coding sequence ATGGCTCGGTTTCCACTACTCACCCATGCCATGAATGCCAGAGACGAAGAATTTTTTAGGGCGCTGGGCTCCCGCATCGCACAGGCCAGGAAAGAGCATGGCCTGACGCAGCAGCAACTGGCTGAACAGTTGGGCATCCCGCAGCAGACGCTGGCCCATTACGAGGTCGCCCGTGCCCGCCTGCCTGCTTCCATGCTGCCAGCCCTGGCGCAGTTGCTCACCCTTTCAATGGATGAACTGATGGGCACCCAGGTGGCACGGCGGGCAGGCAGGCGCGGGCCGACCTCACGCCTGCGCCAGCAGATCGAGGCGATTGAGCATTTGCCCAAGGCCCGGCAGCAGTTCGTCTCACAAATGCTCGATACCGTGCTGGCCCAGACCCGGCAGTAG
- a CDS encoding AAA family ATPase yields the protein MSLVLRKISIREFKQFDGEFIVDSLQPGLNLFTGQNEAGKSTFADAIRTCFLERYKSKTLDILPHDRPYAAPRIDIEFAIEGQTMALSKQFVKTPRCELRMGALTLSGDEAEERLAEILGFGRQKRGALGSEHAGIPGLLWVRQGDADKIGESSGHAAGYLREAVAQLSGSHLSRGEDTLIAAVEAELFKLVTEKRRQPANQLLEANNALAELEAQRETLASQWRDFEAQLAMLTSQQAAYDETERKKPWDALEAQANEAQARADAAAQLQAKLGQAEQAWKHAELELSVLLQKENGAAQSESTLARLKQQLHEAMATLEEADRAYQQTSAALLQASASQQAASQALERANLAANAAELRNNIALHQAETQRLAAAMAQAETANANVLATERELARVEIDSDKLKRLKGVVDDLWQLRAKKDAAQARIEYRLSQAVAMNGVELNGSGSLALDSEKHFALPGLGEVIFKPGNASLPEVFAALEAREAEQRQLLQALSINTYADGEARDEAMKRLRAQRAAQKELLTSYAPEGLEDLRMRQAQAITGVQEAQRRLEALPDTTGALDGGTAKHAAETALARLNEIRLAQTAAAEKRSSGRATAESLRETLTTHEARLADPAFIAERAATLSAILEKQAVLSALEQQIRTVRAEAEAARADDWLAEAQRLRKSIALAREEHQERAHHLIKLRVRLETVGASGLGEQLAVAEASLEQAMRRKQELQAKADALSLLERLLNEERAASVRALHAPLMQRLEHYLRFVFPQARLSLSDDLGPVALTRDERSHRLEALSGGTREQIGVLARLAYADMLGDSGRPTLLLFDDITVNSDNTRLAGIKRAILDAANRHQILLMTHEAL from the coding sequence ATGAGCCTGGTTCTGCGCAAAATCAGCATCCGCGAATTTAAACAGTTCGATGGCGAGTTCATCGTTGATTCGCTTCAGCCTGGTTTGAACCTGTTCACAGGGCAAAACGAAGCGGGCAAAAGCACGTTTGCCGATGCTATCCGCACGTGTTTTCTTGAGCGCTATAAAAGCAAAACGCTCGATATCTTGCCGCACGACCGGCCTTACGCAGCGCCTCGCATCGACATCGAATTTGCCATCGAGGGCCAGACGATGGCCTTGAGCAAACAGTTCGTGAAGACCCCGCGTTGCGAATTACGCATGGGTGCGCTGACGCTAAGTGGCGACGAAGCCGAAGAGCGTTTGGCCGAAATACTTGGCTTTGGCCGGCAAAAGCGCGGGGCACTGGGCTCGGAACACGCGGGTATTCCGGGCCTGTTATGGGTGAGACAGGGCGATGCCGACAAGATTGGCGAAAGCTCAGGGCATGCGGCGGGCTATCTGCGCGAAGCCGTCGCCCAGCTTTCGGGCAGCCATCTGTCGAGAGGCGAAGACACGCTGATCGCCGCCGTGGAGGCGGAACTCTTCAAGCTCGTCACCGAAAAGCGGAGGCAGCCCGCGAACCAGTTGCTGGAGGCGAACAACGCGCTGGCCGAACTGGAAGCGCAGCGCGAGACGCTGGCGAGCCAATGGCGCGATTTCGAAGCCCAACTGGCGATGCTCACAAGCCAGCAAGCGGCTTACGATGAAACCGAACGCAAGAAGCCGTGGGACGCGCTGGAAGCGCAGGCTAACGAGGCCCAGGCGCGCGCCGATGCCGCTGCACAGTTGCAGGCCAAACTTGGACAGGCCGAGCAGGCCTGGAAACATGCCGAACTCGAACTCAGCGTTTTGCTGCAAAAAGAAAATGGAGCGGCTCAGAGCGAGAGCACGCTTGCGCGGCTCAAGCAGCAGTTGCATGAGGCCATGGCAACGCTGGAAGAGGCTGATCGGGCGTATCAGCAGACGAGCGCGGCACTACTCCAGGCAAGCGCTAGCCAGCAGGCCGCCAGCCAGGCGCTGGAGCGGGCGAACCTCGCCGCCAATGCCGCCGAGCTGCGCAACAACATTGCGCTGCACCAGGCCGAGACACAGCGGCTGGCCGCTGCGATGGCCCAGGCTGAAACCGCGAATGCCAATGTGCTGGCCACCGAACGCGAACTGGCCCGGGTCGAAATCGATTCAGACAAGCTCAAACGTTTGAAGGGTGTTGTCGATGACTTGTGGCAGTTGCGGGCGAAAAAGGACGCGGCGCAGGCGCGCATCGAATACCGTCTGAGTCAGGCCGTTGCGATGAACGGCGTTGAGCTGAACGGCAGCGGCAGCCTGGCGCTCGACAGTGAAAAACACTTTGCTTTACCTGGCTTGGGCGAGGTGATATTCAAACCCGGCAACGCTAGCCTGCCAGAAGTTTTTGCCGCGCTGGAAGCGCGCGAAGCCGAGCAGCGCCAGTTATTGCAGGCGCTGTCGATCAACACCTACGCCGATGGCGAAGCCCGCGACGAAGCGATGAAGCGGTTGCGCGCGCAACGGGCGGCGCAAAAGGAATTGTTGACCTCGTATGCGCCGGAGGGTCTCGAAGACCTGCGCATGCGACAAGCCCAGGCCATCACGGGGGTACAAGAGGCCCAACGAAGGCTTGAAGCGCTACCCGATACCACTGGCGCGCTTGATGGCGGCACGGCCAAACACGCCGCGGAAACGGCACTGGCACGGCTCAATGAGATTCGTCTGGCCCAGACGGCGGCGGCTGAGAAGCGCTCATCAGGCAGAGCGACAGCGGAGTCGCTCAGGGAGACGCTCACTACCCATGAAGCGCGTCTGGCCGATCCGGCTTTTATCGCCGAACGTGCCGCCACGTTGAGCGCGATACTCGAAAAACAGGCCGTACTAAGCGCATTGGAGCAACAGATCAGGACGGTCCGCGCGGAAGCCGAGGCGGCCCGCGCCGACGATTGGCTGGCAGAGGCGCAGCGCTTGCGCAAGTCGATAGCGCTGGCGCGCGAAGAGCACCAGGAGCGCGCTCATCATCTGATCAAGTTGCGCGTCCGGCTGGAAACCGTTGGGGCTTCCGGGCTGGGAGAACAACTCGCCGTGGCCGAGGCGAGCCTCGAACAGGCCATGCGCCGCAAGCAGGAACTTCAGGCGAAGGCGGATGCGCTGAGTTTGCTCGAGCGCTTGCTGAACGAGGAGCGCGCCGCTTCGGTGCGAGCGTTGCATGCCCCGCTGATGCAACGTCTTGAGCACTATTTGAGGTTTGTTTTTCCACAGGCGCGCTTGTCGCTGAGCGACGATCTGGGGCCTGTCGCGCTAACCCGCGATGAACGCAGCCACAGGCTAGAGGCATTGAGTGGCGGAACCCGTGAACAGATCGGTGTGCTGGCCCGCCTGGCTTATGCCGACATGCTGGGCGACTCGGGGCGGCCAACGCTTTTGCTGTTCGACGACATCACGGTGAACTCGGATAACACGCGGCTGGCCGGAATCAAACGCGCGATTCTGGATGCCGCTAACCGGCACCAGATTTTGCTGATGACGCATGAAGCGCTTTAA
- a CDS encoding metallophosphoesterase family protein — protein MRFLHTADWQIGTQFGGFSAEEAVHLTEARFDTVREIARLATQRQVDAVLVAGDVFDQQTVSNTVIRKLFGALDAFAGPWFFLPGNHDAALTESVWKRAQRLNCIPPQARVVLEPGVILVDALALALVCAPLTQRNTYDDTTSFFDHAESPPGYFRVGLAHGSVTGVLPASIDSANPIAADRAARARLDYLALGDWHGVKMIDARTWYSGTPEPDRFRNNQPGCVLDVTLRAPGEPAKVEPFRVGQYTWHDRSATLTVASDLDELKKTLASLTRRDVLKLRIDGAATLTEAEALQHLLEATGAQVRALRADSHALQVLPTADELSTLGAQGGYLAAVVSRLRSLQDDPLASRTATDALMLLAQFQRDARAAG, from the coding sequence ATGCGCTTCCTGCACACGGCTGACTGGCAGATCGGCACGCAATTCGGCGGGTTTTCGGCAGAAGAGGCCGTGCATCTCACCGAAGCCCGTTTCGATACTGTGCGCGAAATCGCCAGGCTGGCGACGCAACGCCAGGTCGATGCCGTCCTTGTCGCGGGGGATGTGTTCGATCAGCAAACGGTCAGCAATACCGTGATCCGCAAGCTGTTTGGCGCGCTGGACGCCTTCGCGGGCCCGTGGTTTTTTCTGCCGGGTAATCATGACGCTGCGCTGACCGAATCCGTCTGGAAGCGTGCCCAGCGGCTCAACTGTATTCCGCCGCAAGCCCGTGTCGTGCTGGAGCCTGGCGTGATCCTGGTGGATGCGCTGGCGTTGGCGCTGGTGTGCGCGCCGCTGACGCAACGTAATACCTATGACGACACCACGTCGTTCTTCGATCACGCCGAGTCCCCGCCCGGTTATTTTCGCGTGGGGCTGGCGCATGGCAGCGTGACGGGCGTGCTGCCCGCGTCGATTGATTCCGCCAACCCCATTGCCGCCGATCGGGCCGCGCGCGCGAGGCTCGACTATCTGGCGCTGGGTGACTGGCACGGCGTCAAGATGATCGACGCACGCACCTGGTATTCCGGCACGCCTGAACCCGACCGCTTTCGCAATAACCAGCCAGGTTGTGTCCTCGATGTCACGCTGCGCGCGCCAGGCGAGCCAGCCAAAGTCGAACCATTTCGGGTTGGGCAATACACATGGCACGACAGGAGCGCCACGCTAACGGTGGCCTCCGATCTCGATGAGCTGAAAAAGACGCTCGCCAGCCTGACGCGCCGGGATGTCCTGAAGCTGCGAATCGACGGCGCTGCAACTTTGACGGAAGCCGAGGCGTTGCAGCACTTGCTGGAAGCCACCGGGGCACAGGTGCGCGCCTTGCGTGCCGATAGCCACGCGCTTCAGGTGTTGCCCACGGCTGACGAGTTGTCGACGCTCGGTGCGCAAGGCGGTTATCTGGCCGCCGTGGTCAGCCGCTTGCGCTCGCTCCAGGACGACCCGCTCGCCAGCCGCACCGCCACCGATGCGCTCATGCTGCTGGCGCAGTTTCAGCGTGATGCAAGGGCGGCGGGATGA
- a CDS encoding VTT domain-containing protein: MDTLLQFANLVLHIDKSLGVFIQQYGAWVYVVLFLIVFCETGLVVFPFLPGDSLLFIGGAFCATGDMDPGLLMLLLVIAAVTGNTVNYMVGKAVGPKVFNTHIPFIERFLDRAALQKTHQFYEKHGGKTIVLARFIPVVRTFAPFVAGASQMSVRRFQFFNLAGGLFWVLLLVLLGYFFGNIPFIRQYLNVIVLVGIGAAVVPLVLGALWKMLRKRQAPQSRQDIQ, translated from the coding sequence TTGGACACGCTTTTGCAGTTCGCCAACCTTGTCTTGCACATTGATAAATCTCTCGGTGTATTTATCCAGCAGTACGGCGCCTGGGTGTATGTGGTGCTGTTCCTGATTGTGTTTTGTGAAACCGGGCTGGTGGTCTTCCCGTTCTTGCCGGGGGATTCGCTGCTGTTTATTGGCGGAGCGTTTTGCGCGACCGGCGATATGGACCCGGGTTTGCTGATGTTGCTGCTGGTCATTGCCGCCGTGACGGGCAATACCGTCAATTACATGGTGGGCAAGGCCGTAGGGCCCAAGGTGTTTAACACTCATATTCCGTTCATTGAACGTTTTCTTGACCGCGCCGCATTACAGAAAACGCACCAGTTCTATGAGAAGCATGGCGGCAAGACGATCGTTCTCGCCCGGTTCATTCCCGTGGTGCGCACGTTTGCACCGTTTGTCGCAGGTGCCTCGCAAATGAGCGTGCGCCGCTTCCAGTTCTTTAATCTCGCGGGCGGCTTGTTCTGGGTATTGCTGCTCGTGCTGCTGGGCTACTTCTTCGGCAATATTCCGTTTATTCGCCAGTATCTGAATGTGATCGTGCTAGTCGGTATCGGCGCGGCGGTTGTGCCGCTGGTCCTCGGGGCGCTGTGGAAGATGCTGCGCAAACGTCAGGCCCCCCAGAGCCGCCAGGACATCCAGTGA
- the mutL gene encoding DNA mismatch repair endonuclease MutL — translation MSESTDLPDTATPAPQTPAAATPLPIRSIQPLPDQLISQIAAGEVVERPASVVKELLENALDAGATSLRIVLDAGGVKRISITDDGHGIAENELPLALMRHATSKIRSLAELEAVATLGFRGEALASIASVAEVQITSRTPQAAHATRIDAQTGVLSPAAGSQGTTIEVRELYFNTPARRKFLKSEQTELGHCLEVIRRAALACPEVAISVLHNGRAVEHWNASDPATRIAKILGETFATAHLPFDESAGPLAVYGCAGLPTASRGRADQQYFYVNGRFVRDKLLTHAARAAYEDVLHGERYPSYVLFLDLPPEAVDVNVHPSKTEVRFRDSRSVHQFVFHAVQRALARHAGASPETTAGGHAAHLEAPSGFSAPPNASADAARSAAFNAPLSATTLPWLVKSAGGTERARGGPGSSGASGNTWQRQARMTQGALPVAQPLALYDTLFGRRDSAADASSPTTSATTATLEAHDALTAADNEQPLGFALGQIHGVYVLAQNAQGLVIVDMHAAHERILYEQFKHALADRTLAVQPLLIPLTMSANPVEIGTVEEERAALDVLGFDLAVLSPTSLAIRAVPALLKDADLQALARAVLADLHAYGGSRVLTEHQHELLGTLACHHAVRANRRLTLDEMNALLRQMETTERADQCNHGRPTWYQLTLSDLDRLFMRGQ, via the coding sequence ATGTCCGAATCCACCGATCTCCCCGATACCGCCACGCCAGCGCCCCAGACACCCGCCGCTGCCACGCCCCTGCCCATACGCTCCATCCAGCCGCTCCCTGATCAGTTAATCAGCCAGATCGCAGCCGGCGAGGTGGTCGAGCGGCCCGCCTCGGTGGTCAAGGAACTGCTGGAAAATGCGCTCGATGCGGGCGCGACCAGCTTGCGCATCGTGCTGGATGCAGGCGGCGTCAAACGCATCTCGATCACCGACGACGGCCACGGCATTGCAGAAAACGAACTCCCGCTTGCGCTGATGCGCCATGCCACCAGCAAGATCCGCTCGCTGGCGGAACTCGAAGCGGTGGCAACGCTGGGGTTTCGCGGTGAAGCGCTGGCGTCAATCGCCTCGGTGGCCGAAGTGCAGATCACCAGCCGCACGCCCCAGGCCGCGCACGCCACGCGTATTGATGCGCAAACCGGTGTGCTGAGCCCCGCGGCGGGTAGCCAGGGCACAACGATTGAAGTCCGCGAGCTCTATTTCAATACGCCGGCGCGGCGCAAGTTTCTGAAAAGCGAACAAACCGAACTGGGCCATTGTCTTGAAGTGATTCGCCGCGCGGCGCTGGCATGCCCTGAGGTGGCGATCTCGGTCCTGCATAACGGGCGCGCCGTCGAACACTGGAATGCCAGCGATCCCGCCACCCGGATTGCGAAGATCCTCGGTGAGACCTTCGCCACGGCTCACCTGCCCTTCGACGAAAGCGCCGGGCCGCTCGCCGTTTATGGCTGCGCCGGGCTACCGACAGCCAGCCGGGGCCGGGCGGACCAGCAATATTTTTATGTCAACGGACGCTTTGTCCGCGACAAGCTGCTGACCCACGCCGCCCGCGCCGCCTACGAAGACGTGCTGCATGGTGAGCGTTACCCGTCCTATGTGCTGTTTCTCGATTTGCCCCCCGAAGCCGTCGACGTCAATGTGCATCCGTCGAAAACGGAAGTCCGTTTCCGTGATTCACGCTCTGTTCACCAGTTCGTGTTTCACGCGGTACAGCGGGCGCTGGCGCGGCATGCGGGTGCTTCGCCCGAGACCACGGCGGGCGGACACGCGGCGCATCTCGAAGCGCCGTCGGGTTTCAGCGCACCGCCCAACGCCTCGGCCGATGCCGCCCGGAGCGCGGCATTCAACGCCCCGCTATCGGCCACCACGCTGCCGTGGCTAGTCAAGAGCGCGGGAGGCACGGAGCGCGCGCGGGGCGGCCCAGGTTCATCGGGCGCCTCCGGCAACACCTGGCAGCGCCAGGCGCGCATGACCCAGGGCGCGCTGCCCGTAGCCCAGCCGCTGGCGCTTTACGACACGCTGTTTGGCCGGCGTGACAGCGCCGCTGACGCAAGCTCGCCGACAACCTCGGCCACAACAGCAACGCTCGAAGCCCACGATGCCCTAACGGCAGCAGACAACGAGCAGCCGCTCGGCTTCGCGCTGGGACAGATTCACGGCGTCTATGTCCTTGCGCAAAATGCCCAGGGGCTGGTGATCGTCGATATGCATGCCGCACACGAACGCATTCTGTACGAGCAGTTCAAGCACGCGCTGGCTGACCGGACGCTCGCCGTCCAACCCTTGCTGATACCGCTGACGATGTCGGCCAACCCGGTCGAAATCGGTACCGTAGAAGAAGAACGCGCGGCGCTCGACGTGCTGGGTTTCGACCTGGCGGTCTTGTCGCCGACAAGCCTGGCGATCCGCGCAGTCCCGGCCTTACTCAAGGACGCCGACTTGCAGGCGCTAGCCCGCGCGGTCCTGGCGGATCTGCACGCATACGGCGGCTCACGCGTCCTCACCGAACATCAGCACGAACTGCTGGGCACGCTGGCGTGCCATCACGCGGTGCGGGCAAACCGGCGTCTGACGCTCGACGAAATGAACGCGCTACTGCGCCAGATGGAAACCACCGAGCGCGCCGACCAGTGCAATCACGGGCGTCCGACCTGGTATCAGCTCACGTTGTCCGATCTCGATCGCCTGTTCATGCGCGGCCAATAG